One genomic segment of Suricata suricatta isolate VVHF042 chromosome 16, meerkat_22Aug2017_6uvM2_HiC, whole genome shotgun sequence includes these proteins:
- the POLD1 gene encoding DNA polymerase delta catalytic subunit isoform X3 — protein sequence MLALEAAQHDGPHFSCLYPDGVFYDLDSCKHPSYPDSEGASDSLWGWDLSPAVPAAAASYEAFNPAVANFGHPQGVQLCYGPSTYSPVGNLDPVAPSLEAPGPSFPAYPTEEFTSQTLGPPAYAPYPSPVLSEEEGLLPDSPSLEVSDSESDEALLAGSEGRGSEAGARKKLRLYQFLLGLLTRGDMRHCVWWVEPGAGVFQFSSKHKELLARRWGQQKGNRKRMTYQKLARALRNYAKTGEIRKVKRKLTYQFDSALLPAARRA from the exons ATGCTCGCCCTGGAGGCTGCACA GCACGACGGGCCACACTTCAGCTGTCTG TACCCAGATGGCGTCTTCTACGACCTGGACAGCTGCAAGCACCCCAGTTACCCTGACTCAGAGGGGGCTTCTG actcccTGTGGGGCTGGGACCTGAGTCCAGCTGTccctgccgccgccgcctcctATGAAGCCTTCAACCCAGCTGTGGCCAACTTCGGCCACCCCCAGGGTGTCCAGCTCTGTTATGGACCCTCGACCTACAGCCCCGTGGGGAACCTCGACCCGGTGGCCCCCAGCCTAgaggccccagggcccagctTCCCAGCATACCCCACAGAGGAATTCACCAGCCAG ACCCTGGGCCCCCCGGCCTACGCCCCGTACCCCAGCCCTGTGCTGTCGGAGGAAGAGGGCCTCCTGCCGGACAGCCCCAGCCTGGAGGTTTCAGACAGCGAGTCGGATGAGGCCCTCCTGGCTGGCTCCGAGGGGAGGGGATCTGAGGCAG GGGCCCGCAAGAAGCTCCGCCTGTACCAGTTCCTGCTGGGGCTCCTGACGCGCGGAGACATGCGCCACTGCGTGTGGTGGGTGGAGCCGGGCGCCGGGGTCTTCCAGTTCTCCTCCAAGCACAAGGAGCTCCTGGCGCGCCGCTGGGGCCAGCAGAAGGGCAACCGCAAGCGCATGACCTACCAGAAGCTGGCGCGCGCCCTGCGCAACTACGCCAAGACCGGCGAGATCCGCAAGGTCAAGCGCAAGCTCACCTACCAGTTTGACAGTGCGCTGCTGCCGGCCGCCCGCCGGGCCTGA
- the POLD1 gene encoding DNA polymerase delta catalytic subunit isoform X5, translating into MASSTTWTAASTPVTLTQRGLLTLGPPAYAPYPSPVLSEEEGLLPDSPSLEVSDSESDEALLAGSEGRGSEAGARKKLRLYQFLLGLLTRGDMRHCVWWVEPGAGVFQFSSKHKELLARRWGQQKGNRKRMTYQKLARALRNYAKTGEIRKVKRKLTYQFDSALLPAARRA; encoded by the exons ATGGCGTCTTCTACGACCTGGACAGCTGCAAGCACCCCAGTTACCCTGACTCAGAGGGGGCTTCTG ACCCTGGGCCCCCCGGCCTACGCCCCGTACCCCAGCCCTGTGCTGTCGGAGGAAGAGGGCCTCCTGCCGGACAGCCCCAGCCTGGAGGTTTCAGACAGCGAGTCGGATGAGGCCCTCCTGGCTGGCTCCGAGGGGAGGGGATCTGAGGCAG GGGCCCGCAAGAAGCTCCGCCTGTACCAGTTCCTGCTGGGGCTCCTGACGCGCGGAGACATGCGCCACTGCGTGTGGTGGGTGGAGCCGGGCGCCGGGGTCTTCCAGTTCTCCTCCAAGCACAAGGAGCTCCTGGCGCGCCGCTGGGGCCAGCAGAAGGGCAACCGCAAGCGCATGACCTACCAGAAGCTGGCGCGCGCCCTGCGCAACTACGCCAAGACCGGCGAGATCCGCAAGGTCAAGCGCAAGCTCACCTACCAGTTTGACAGTGCGCTGCTGCCGGCCGCCCGCCGGGCCTGA